The following are encoded in a window of Acropora muricata isolate sample 2 chromosome 6, ASM3666990v1, whole genome shotgun sequence genomic DNA:
- the LOC136920253 gene encoding chromosome transmission fidelity protein 18 homolog isoform X5, with protein sequence MDDWETFEQDDFESRYADELEMLDDLEEEDSQPISRRRLSFCNDKRGDIGVVGISTGHSIVSVKFQAKKRDCNEMFLPRSDVEESGCDDWNSDSAPCKKRARLSLGENGKENHDTGHQLPILENERSPLRQLQSKPLLSHDSKCTSIEGKLLPRWEKRKVFRRPPMSCEAVTITRMDGQRLYLSVRADKEDETSSANSKGMNKKLYRGGLRNSLQLLSVPFSVLREHVLEERRRRAMEESEVTTSLNRPIDESGIAEPQPLMHSNDIEMNKEDEKLLQHALWVEKYTPRYFTELLSDDAINRILLTWLKLWDKTVFGKGLDKKKKPKPEQNKKINLTKKFKKHWKGTQEEADWNALDVTGRPVCKVALLCGSPGLGKTTLAHVIAQHAGYNVVEMNASDDRSPEVFRNTLEASTQMKSVLGYNEKPNCLVVDEIDGAPAPAINVLLSVIKQKDSDAASAKKTKRKKKASPLSRPIICICNDQYAPALRQLRQVAFLVAFPPTIPARLAARLLEISRQESINTDITTLTALCEKTDSDVRSCLNTLQFIHKRHGRVWLEHVQTVDIGQKDSHRSLFSVWQEIFQLPRPKRKRFAAYANNENQNSSSCTRDLLSNDLLAQNARNVGDQRRLSAVENRFHNVLHSAMSSGQYEKVAQGLFENYLQVKFKDPNLEVVVSGTEWLEFTDFIDQAVLRRQSYNLMAYNPFLSVAFHFFFATAQSNSKLSYPNSQYENHQKETKTKNLVQGIKSESAPHIRQNLNLRTACLELLPFMLDVITPTLRPVNTQLFSTREKQQLVELIDTMIGYNLTYHQERNFEGQYTYVLDPNIEEAVKFPGLPQHRQLTYATKQLISREIELEKMRRAERNLKNNGDNGCPGRISSNYKNTKETKPNNTIAVFDTKAKPREVKKTKKKAIRDNQNPVTFGFASTKDTAMLCARASKCKNSCNNIELFVVQT encoded by the exons ATGGATGACTGGGAAACGTTTGAGCAAGATGACTTTGAGTCTCGGTACGCGGATGAGCTGGAAATGTTGGATGACTTAGAAGAAGAAG ATTCCCAACCAATATCAAGGAGGCGACTCAGTTTTTGCAATGACAAGAGAGGTGATATTGGAGTGGTTGGCATATCTACTGGTCACAGTATTGTTAGCGTAAAATTTCAGGCAAAAAAGCGAGACTGCAATGAAATGTTTTTACCCCGCTCTGATGTTGAAGAATCAGGTTGTGACGACTGGAATTCTGATTCAG CTCCTTGCAAAAAGAGGGCACGTCTTAGTCTTGGAGAAAATGGCAAAGAAAACCATGATACTGGGCATCAACTGCCAAttcttgaaaatgaaagaagtcCTCTGAGGCAGCTGCAATCAAAGCCGTTACTTTCTCATGATTCAAAATGTACcagtattgaaggaaaactATTACCAAGATGGGAGAAACGTAAGGTGTTTCGAAGGCCTCCAATGAGCTGCGAGGCTGTTACCATCACAAGAATGGATGGACAGAGACTTTATCTGTCAGTTAGAGCTGACAAGGAAGATGAAACATCCTCAGCTAACTCAAAG GGTATGAATAAGAAGTTATATAGAGGAGGCCTGAGAAactcacttcagcttttgtctGTACCTTTTTCTGTTCTACGGGAACATGTACTGGAAGAG AGAAGAAGAAGGGCGATGGAGGAATCTGAGGTGACAACATCTTTAAACAG GCCCATTGATGAGTCAGGTATTGCAGAACCGCAGCCCTTAATGCACTCAAATGACATTGAGATGAACAAAGAAGATGAGAAGTTGCTTCAGCATGCTCTATGGGTAGAAAAATACACCCCGAGGTACTTCACTGAACTTCTCAGTGATGAT GCAATCAATCGCATCCTGTTGACATGGTTGAAACTTTGGGATAAGACTGTATTTGGTAAGGGACTGGACAAGAAAAAGAAGCCTAAGCCTGAgcagaataaaaaaattaacttgacaaagaaatttaaaaaacacTGGAAAGGAACACAAGAAGAAGCTGACTGGAAT GCACTTGATGTAACTGGTCGCCCTGTTTGTAAG GTGGCATTGCTTTGTGGTTCGCCAGGTCTTGGTAAGACCACTCTCGCTCATGTCATTGCTCAACATGCTGGATACAATGTGGTGGAGATGAATGCAAG TGATGATCGGTCACCTGAAGTTTTTAGAAACACTCTTGAAGCCTCAACCCAGATGAAGTCTGTCCTAGGATACAATGAAAAGCCAAACTGCTTAGTTGTTGATGAAATAGATGGAGCGCCAGCA CCAGCCATAAATGTTTTATTGTCTGTCATCAAGCAGAAGGATTCAG ATGCTGCttctgcaaagaaaacaaagagaaaaaagaaagccaGCCCACTGTCTAGACCAATCATTTGTATTTGCAATGACCA GTACGCTCCTGCTTTGCGCCAATTACGTCAAGTGGCATTTCTTGTTGCCTTCCCTCCTACAATTCCTGCTCGTCTGGCTGCTCGACTCCTTGAG ATATCAAGGCAAGAATCGATAAACACTGATATAACAACTCTTACAGCCCTGTGTGAAAAGACTGACAGTGATGTTAGGTCATGCTTGAACACTCTTCAG TTTATTCACAAACGACACGGAAGAGTTTGGCTAGAACATGTTCAGACCGTGGACATTGGTCAGAAGGACTCACATCGCAGCTTATTTTCGGTCTGGCAAGAGATATTTCAGCTGCCTAGACCAAAGCGCAAGAGATTCGCAGCTTATGCTAATAATGAAAACCAAAATAGCTCTTCTTGCACACGAGATCTGCTATCAAATGACTTATTAGCACAAAATGCAAGAAACGTTGGTGATCAGAGGCGCTTGTCAGCAGTGGAAAATCGTTTTCATAATGTTCTACACTCAGCTATGTCAAGTGGGCAGTACGAGAAAGTCGCTCAAG GACTGTTTGAGAACTATTTGCAAGTGAAGTTCAAAGATCCGAATCTTGAAGTG GTGGTCTCAGGAACAGAGTGGCTGGAGTTCACAGACTTCATTGATCAAGCTGTATTACGGCGCCAGAGTTACAATCTCATGGCATACAACCCTTTTCTTTCTGTGGCATTTCATTTCTTCTTTGCAACGGCACAGTCCAACTCAAAGCTAAGCTACCCCAACAGCCAATACGAG AATCATCAGAaagaaacaaagacaaaaaacttGGTGCAGGGTATCAAGAGCGAGTCAGCCCCTCATATTCGCCAAAATTTGAACTTACGCACAGCGTGCTTGGAACTGTTGCCTTTCATGCTAGACGTCATTACACCCACTCTCAGACCG GTGAACACTCAACTATTTTCAACCCGTGAAAAACAGCAATTGGTAGAGCTAATTGATACTATGATAGGGTATAATCTTACTTATCACCAAGAGAGAAACTTTGAGGGACAGTACACTTACGTCTTAGATCC GAATATCGAGGAAGCTGTGAAATTCCCTGGTTTACCTCAACACAGACAGCTAACCTATGCTACAAAGCAGCTGATATCTAGAGAG ATTGAATTGGAGAAAATGAGACGTGCCGAGAGGAATTTGAAGAATAACGGAGATAACGG TTGTCCTGGGCGTATTTCCAGTAATTACAAGAATACTAAAGAAACAAAACCCAACAATACTATTGCTGTGTTCGACACTAAAGCCAAACCAAGAGAGGTTAAG aagacaaagaaaaaagcgaTTCGCGACAATCAAAACCCAGTCACATTTGGTTTCGCTTCAACGAAGGATACAGCAATGCTGTGCGCAAGAGCGTCAAAGTGCAAGAATTCTTGTAATAATATTGAGTTGTTTGTGGTCCAGACTTGA
- the LOC136920253 gene encoding chromosome transmission fidelity protein 18 homolog isoform X3 — translation MDDWETFEQDDFESRYADELEMLDDLEEEDSQPISRRRLSFCNDKRGDIGVVGISTGHSIVSVKFQAKKRDCNEMFLPRSDVEESGCDDWNSDSAPCKKRARLSLGENGKENHDTGHQLPILENERSPLRQLQSKPLLSHDSKCTSIEGKLLPRWEKRKVFRRPPMSCEAVTITRMDGQRLYLSVRADKEDETSSANSKGMNKKLYRGGLRNSLQLLSVPFSVLREHVLEERRRRAMEESEVTTSLNRPIDESGIAEPQPLMHSNDIEMNKEDEKLLQHALWVEKYTPRYFTELLSDDAINRILLTWLKLWDKTVFGKGLDKKKKPKPEQNKKINLTKKFKKHWKGTQEEADWNALDVTGRPVCKVALLCGSPGLGKTTLAHVIAQHAGYNVVEMNASDDRSPEVFRNTLEASTQMKSVLGYNEKPNCLVVDEIDGAPAPAINVLLSVIKQKDSDAASAKKTKRKKKASPLSRPIICICNDQYAPALRQLRQVAFLVAFPPTIPARLAARLLEISRQESINTDITTLTALCEKTDSDVRSCLNTLQFIHKRHGRVWLEHVQTVDIGQKDSHRSLFSVWQEIFQLPRPKRKRFAAYANNENQNSSSCTRDLLSNDLLAQNARNVGDQRRLSAVENRFHNVLHSAMSSGQYEKVAQGLFENYLQVKFKDPNLEVVVSGTEWLEFTDFIDQAVLRRQSYNLMAYNPFLSVAFHFFFATAQSNSKLSYPNSQYENHQKETKTKNLVQGIKSESAPHIRQNLNLRTACLELLPFMLDVITPTLRPVNTQLFSTREKQQLVELIDTMIGYNLTYHQERNFEGQYTYVLDPNIEEAVKFPGLPQHRQLTYATKQLISREIELEKMRRAERNLKNNGDNGSCPGRISSNYKNTKETKPNNTIAVFDTKAKPREVKPALDFFGRPITIKSQTADKEKSDSRQSKPSHIWFRFNEGYSNAVRKSVKVQEFL, via the exons ATGGATGACTGGGAAACGTTTGAGCAAGATGACTTTGAGTCTCGGTACGCGGATGAGCTGGAAATGTTGGATGACTTAGAAGAAGAAG ATTCCCAACCAATATCAAGGAGGCGACTCAGTTTTTGCAATGACAAGAGAGGTGATATTGGAGTGGTTGGCATATCTACTGGTCACAGTATTGTTAGCGTAAAATTTCAGGCAAAAAAGCGAGACTGCAATGAAATGTTTTTACCCCGCTCTGATGTTGAAGAATCAGGTTGTGACGACTGGAATTCTGATTCAG CTCCTTGCAAAAAGAGGGCACGTCTTAGTCTTGGAGAAAATGGCAAAGAAAACCATGATACTGGGCATCAACTGCCAAttcttgaaaatgaaagaagtcCTCTGAGGCAGCTGCAATCAAAGCCGTTACTTTCTCATGATTCAAAATGTACcagtattgaaggaaaactATTACCAAGATGGGAGAAACGTAAGGTGTTTCGAAGGCCTCCAATGAGCTGCGAGGCTGTTACCATCACAAGAATGGATGGACAGAGACTTTATCTGTCAGTTAGAGCTGACAAGGAAGATGAAACATCCTCAGCTAACTCAAAG GGTATGAATAAGAAGTTATATAGAGGAGGCCTGAGAAactcacttcagcttttgtctGTACCTTTTTCTGTTCTACGGGAACATGTACTGGAAGAG AGAAGAAGAAGGGCGATGGAGGAATCTGAGGTGACAACATCTTTAAACAG GCCCATTGATGAGTCAGGTATTGCAGAACCGCAGCCCTTAATGCACTCAAATGACATTGAGATGAACAAAGAAGATGAGAAGTTGCTTCAGCATGCTCTATGGGTAGAAAAATACACCCCGAGGTACTTCACTGAACTTCTCAGTGATGAT GCAATCAATCGCATCCTGTTGACATGGTTGAAACTTTGGGATAAGACTGTATTTGGTAAGGGACTGGACAAGAAAAAGAAGCCTAAGCCTGAgcagaataaaaaaattaacttgacaaagaaatttaaaaaacacTGGAAAGGAACACAAGAAGAAGCTGACTGGAAT GCACTTGATGTAACTGGTCGCCCTGTTTGTAAG GTGGCATTGCTTTGTGGTTCGCCAGGTCTTGGTAAGACCACTCTCGCTCATGTCATTGCTCAACATGCTGGATACAATGTGGTGGAGATGAATGCAAG TGATGATCGGTCACCTGAAGTTTTTAGAAACACTCTTGAAGCCTCAACCCAGATGAAGTCTGTCCTAGGATACAATGAAAAGCCAAACTGCTTAGTTGTTGATGAAATAGATGGAGCGCCAGCA CCAGCCATAAATGTTTTATTGTCTGTCATCAAGCAGAAGGATTCAG ATGCTGCttctgcaaagaaaacaaagagaaaaaagaaagccaGCCCACTGTCTAGACCAATCATTTGTATTTGCAATGACCA GTACGCTCCTGCTTTGCGCCAATTACGTCAAGTGGCATTTCTTGTTGCCTTCCCTCCTACAATTCCTGCTCGTCTGGCTGCTCGACTCCTTGAG ATATCAAGGCAAGAATCGATAAACACTGATATAACAACTCTTACAGCCCTGTGTGAAAAGACTGACAGTGATGTTAGGTCATGCTTGAACACTCTTCAG TTTATTCACAAACGACACGGAAGAGTTTGGCTAGAACATGTTCAGACCGTGGACATTGGTCAGAAGGACTCACATCGCAGCTTATTTTCGGTCTGGCAAGAGATATTTCAGCTGCCTAGACCAAAGCGCAAGAGATTCGCAGCTTATGCTAATAATGAAAACCAAAATAGCTCTTCTTGCACACGAGATCTGCTATCAAATGACTTATTAGCACAAAATGCAAGAAACGTTGGTGATCAGAGGCGCTTGTCAGCAGTGGAAAATCGTTTTCATAATGTTCTACACTCAGCTATGTCAAGTGGGCAGTACGAGAAAGTCGCTCAAG GACTGTTTGAGAACTATTTGCAAGTGAAGTTCAAAGATCCGAATCTTGAAGTG GTGGTCTCAGGAACAGAGTGGCTGGAGTTCACAGACTTCATTGATCAAGCTGTATTACGGCGCCAGAGTTACAATCTCATGGCATACAACCCTTTTCTTTCTGTGGCATTTCATTTCTTCTTTGCAACGGCACAGTCCAACTCAAAGCTAAGCTACCCCAACAGCCAATACGAG AATCATCAGAaagaaacaaagacaaaaaacttGGTGCAGGGTATCAAGAGCGAGTCAGCCCCTCATATTCGCCAAAATTTGAACTTACGCACAGCGTGCTTGGAACTGTTGCCTTTCATGCTAGACGTCATTACACCCACTCTCAGACCG GTGAACACTCAACTATTTTCAACCCGTGAAAAACAGCAATTGGTAGAGCTAATTGATACTATGATAGGGTATAATCTTACTTATCACCAAGAGAGAAACTTTGAGGGACAGTACACTTACGTCTTAGATCC GAATATCGAGGAAGCTGTGAAATTCCCTGGTTTACCTCAACACAGACAGCTAACCTATGCTACAAAGCAGCTGATATCTAGAGAG ATTGAATTGGAGAAAATGAGACGTGCCGAGAGGAATTTGAAGAATAACGGAGATAACGG CAGTTGTCCTGGGCGTATTTCCAGTAATTACAAGAATACTAAAGAAACAAAACCCAACAATACTATTGCTGTGTTCGACACTAAAGCCAAACCAAGAGAGGTTAAG CCCGCTTTGGATTTCTTTGGACGACCTATAACGATTAAATCACAGACTGCAG acaaagaaaaaagcgaTTCGCGACAATCAAAACCCAGTCACATTTGGTTTCGCTTCAACGAAGGATACAGCAATGCTGTGCGCAAGAGCGTCAAAGTGCAAGAATTCTTGTAA
- the LOC136920253 gene encoding chromosome transmission fidelity protein 18 homolog isoform X4, with the protein MDDWETFEQDDFESRYADELEMLDDLEEEDSQPISRRRLSFCNDKRGDIGVVGISTGHSIVSVKFQAKKRDCNEMFLPRSDVEESGCDDWNSDSAPCKKRARLSLGENGKENHDTGHQLPILENERSPLRQLQSKPLLSHDSKCTSIEGKLLPRWEKRKVFRRPPMSCEAVTITRMDGQRLYLSVRADKEDETSSANSKGMNKKLYRGGLRNSLQLLSVPFSVLREHVLEERRRRAMEESEVTTSLNRPIDESGIAEPQPLMHSNDIEMNKEDEKLLQHALWVEKYTPRYFTELLSDDAINRILLTWLKLWDKTVFGKGLDKKKKPKPEQNKKINLTKKFKKHWKGTQEEADWNALDVTGRPVCKVALLCGSPGLGKTTLAHVIAQHAGYNVVEMNASDDRSPEVFRNTLEASTQMKSVLGYNEKPNCLVVDEIDGAPAPAINVLLSVIKQKDSDAASAKKTKRKKKASPLSRPIICICNDQYAPALRQLRQVAFLVAFPPTIPARLAARLLEISRQESINTDITTLTALCEKTDSDVRSCLNTLQFIHKRHGRVWLEHVQTVDIGQKDSHRSLFSVWQEIFQLPRPKRKRFAAYANNENQNSSSCTRDLLSNDLLAQNARNVGDQRRLSAVENRFHNVLHSAMSSGQYEKVAQGLFENYLQVKFKDPNLEVVVSGTEWLEFTDFIDQAVLRRQSYNLMAYNPFLSVAFHFFFATAQSNSKLSYPNSQYENHQKETKTKNLVQGIKSESAPHIRQNLNLRTACLELLPFMLDVITPTLRPVNTQLFSTREKQQLVELIDTMIGYNLTYHQERNFEGQYTYVLDPNIEEAVKFPGLPQHRQLTYATKQLISREIELEKMRRAERNLKNNGDNGSCPGRISSNYKNTKETKPNNTIAVFDTKAKPREVKKTKKKAIRDNQNPVTFGFASTKDTAMLCARASKCKNSCNNIELFVVQT; encoded by the exons ATGGATGACTGGGAAACGTTTGAGCAAGATGACTTTGAGTCTCGGTACGCGGATGAGCTGGAAATGTTGGATGACTTAGAAGAAGAAG ATTCCCAACCAATATCAAGGAGGCGACTCAGTTTTTGCAATGACAAGAGAGGTGATATTGGAGTGGTTGGCATATCTACTGGTCACAGTATTGTTAGCGTAAAATTTCAGGCAAAAAAGCGAGACTGCAATGAAATGTTTTTACCCCGCTCTGATGTTGAAGAATCAGGTTGTGACGACTGGAATTCTGATTCAG CTCCTTGCAAAAAGAGGGCACGTCTTAGTCTTGGAGAAAATGGCAAAGAAAACCATGATACTGGGCATCAACTGCCAAttcttgaaaatgaaagaagtcCTCTGAGGCAGCTGCAATCAAAGCCGTTACTTTCTCATGATTCAAAATGTACcagtattgaaggaaaactATTACCAAGATGGGAGAAACGTAAGGTGTTTCGAAGGCCTCCAATGAGCTGCGAGGCTGTTACCATCACAAGAATGGATGGACAGAGACTTTATCTGTCAGTTAGAGCTGACAAGGAAGATGAAACATCCTCAGCTAACTCAAAG GGTATGAATAAGAAGTTATATAGAGGAGGCCTGAGAAactcacttcagcttttgtctGTACCTTTTTCTGTTCTACGGGAACATGTACTGGAAGAG AGAAGAAGAAGGGCGATGGAGGAATCTGAGGTGACAACATCTTTAAACAG GCCCATTGATGAGTCAGGTATTGCAGAACCGCAGCCCTTAATGCACTCAAATGACATTGAGATGAACAAAGAAGATGAGAAGTTGCTTCAGCATGCTCTATGGGTAGAAAAATACACCCCGAGGTACTTCACTGAACTTCTCAGTGATGAT GCAATCAATCGCATCCTGTTGACATGGTTGAAACTTTGGGATAAGACTGTATTTGGTAAGGGACTGGACAAGAAAAAGAAGCCTAAGCCTGAgcagaataaaaaaattaacttgacaaagaaatttaaaaaacacTGGAAAGGAACACAAGAAGAAGCTGACTGGAAT GCACTTGATGTAACTGGTCGCCCTGTTTGTAAG GTGGCATTGCTTTGTGGTTCGCCAGGTCTTGGTAAGACCACTCTCGCTCATGTCATTGCTCAACATGCTGGATACAATGTGGTGGAGATGAATGCAAG TGATGATCGGTCACCTGAAGTTTTTAGAAACACTCTTGAAGCCTCAACCCAGATGAAGTCTGTCCTAGGATACAATGAAAAGCCAAACTGCTTAGTTGTTGATGAAATAGATGGAGCGCCAGCA CCAGCCATAAATGTTTTATTGTCTGTCATCAAGCAGAAGGATTCAG ATGCTGCttctgcaaagaaaacaaagagaaaaaagaaagccaGCCCACTGTCTAGACCAATCATTTGTATTTGCAATGACCA GTACGCTCCTGCTTTGCGCCAATTACGTCAAGTGGCATTTCTTGTTGCCTTCCCTCCTACAATTCCTGCTCGTCTGGCTGCTCGACTCCTTGAG ATATCAAGGCAAGAATCGATAAACACTGATATAACAACTCTTACAGCCCTGTGTGAAAAGACTGACAGTGATGTTAGGTCATGCTTGAACACTCTTCAG TTTATTCACAAACGACACGGAAGAGTTTGGCTAGAACATGTTCAGACCGTGGACATTGGTCAGAAGGACTCACATCGCAGCTTATTTTCGGTCTGGCAAGAGATATTTCAGCTGCCTAGACCAAAGCGCAAGAGATTCGCAGCTTATGCTAATAATGAAAACCAAAATAGCTCTTCTTGCACACGAGATCTGCTATCAAATGACTTATTAGCACAAAATGCAAGAAACGTTGGTGATCAGAGGCGCTTGTCAGCAGTGGAAAATCGTTTTCATAATGTTCTACACTCAGCTATGTCAAGTGGGCAGTACGAGAAAGTCGCTCAAG GACTGTTTGAGAACTATTTGCAAGTGAAGTTCAAAGATCCGAATCTTGAAGTG GTGGTCTCAGGAACAGAGTGGCTGGAGTTCACAGACTTCATTGATCAAGCTGTATTACGGCGCCAGAGTTACAATCTCATGGCATACAACCCTTTTCTTTCTGTGGCATTTCATTTCTTCTTTGCAACGGCACAGTCCAACTCAAAGCTAAGCTACCCCAACAGCCAATACGAG AATCATCAGAaagaaacaaagacaaaaaacttGGTGCAGGGTATCAAGAGCGAGTCAGCCCCTCATATTCGCCAAAATTTGAACTTACGCACAGCGTGCTTGGAACTGTTGCCTTTCATGCTAGACGTCATTACACCCACTCTCAGACCG GTGAACACTCAACTATTTTCAACCCGTGAAAAACAGCAATTGGTAGAGCTAATTGATACTATGATAGGGTATAATCTTACTTATCACCAAGAGAGAAACTTTGAGGGACAGTACACTTACGTCTTAGATCC GAATATCGAGGAAGCTGTGAAATTCCCTGGTTTACCTCAACACAGACAGCTAACCTATGCTACAAAGCAGCTGATATCTAGAGAG ATTGAATTGGAGAAAATGAGACGTGCCGAGAGGAATTTGAAGAATAACGGAGATAACGG CAGTTGTCCTGGGCGTATTTCCAGTAATTACAAGAATACTAAAGAAACAAAACCCAACAATACTATTGCTGTGTTCGACACTAAAGCCAAACCAAGAGAGGTTAAG aagacaaagaaaaaagcgaTTCGCGACAATCAAAACCCAGTCACATTTGGTTTCGCTTCAACGAAGGATACAGCAATGCTGTGCGCAAGAGCGTCAAAGTGCAAGAATTCTTGTAATAATATTGAGTTGTTTGTGGTCCAGACTTGA